A window of Asterias amurensis chromosome 10, ASM3211899v1 genomic DNA:
CAGCTGATGAGGGGCACTTCTATAATGaaaatgtttatttgtatttgaactttgcaaaggacacCACGGCAATGGGTGTGGGTGTCGTgggtttttctttcgttttgttaTACTGGGCCTTGTACACCCAGCAGggcgcattacaagtctcaATTTTGAATGCCACATAGCagagcaggcctggaatttcatctttgagagggcaaggccattttcattttgaaaagggcacttcgattggaaaatcttaaagtctatggaaattattgaaagggcaccaaagccATGACCAGGGCAACGGCCTGGCAGAGCAGGGGTCgtaattaagtgtatttccatggtagtcagcagggctagtgaccaataatttttagtagccctgattatattttggtagcccgaaagacacattatgtctcgcgtcacggctcaaactttacaatacaccaataacataattctttattgtttgtgacgatgatttttgcattatttttccactagcccgtcgggctatcaaactggaaaaatgagtagcccggctgtaaatctggtagtcccgggctagtggcaatttcgacccctgcagaGATAGTAACATCAAGTTCCACATTCCCCCAAAGAAAAGCAGGACTCAAAAGactaaaaaatcaacaaattaaacaaattctttTCTCTTGTtctttcactttttttattcAACCAAATCTTCTTTGAATCACATTGTTTAACCCCTTGTTTGTGAAAATCTTGAAAGTATACATTGCAAAGTTTAGCATTTGTATGGGAGTTTGTTCCTCAAGTCTTTTAAACACTTCTACAGTGCGTTATCGACTCGCAATCTACATTGTATAGTTAGTGTGTTGGGTTTTTTCTCCACGATCAACCTTTTTTCaggttttcgtttttttttgtggtattTATCATGAACTTAAAACTTCTGGAATTGTTTCTTCTCAGATCCAGGGGCCTTGGTGACTTTAAGGACGTTGAAGCGCACTGTCTTGCTCAGTGGTCGACACTCTCCGATTGTAACAATATCGCCAAGCTGTACATCTCTGAAatataagaagaaaacaaaaatgaagataAAATTGACTGTttatatttcaaaataattttgtgttgAATGAACAAAACTTGACAAGAGCTTGATGTAAATGGGTCAACAGATTCGACGATTCGTTTAAAACGCAAAAAGTCATACCACACATGTTTGGCATCTTGATTCGCTTAATGAAGTGCAAAATGGTAAACTAAGACATTTGAGGTAGGATTAATCATAGTGTTTCGTGGAATTGACTGCagataacttaaaggaacacgttgccttggatcggacgagttggtctttgaaaagcgtttgtaaccgttttttataaaatgcatatgggtagaaagatgttgtaaaagtagaatacaatgatccacacaaacatgcctcgaaattgcgtggttttccttttacctcgtcgactaacacgtcggccatttatgggggtcaaaattttgacccccataaatggccgaccatgttagttcgcacagtagaaggaaaaccacgcaatttcgaggcaagcttgtgtagatcattgtattctacttttaaaacatctttccaaccatatgcattttataaaaaacggttacaaacgcttttgttttgaccaactcgtccgatccaaggcaacgtgttcctttaatgaagtGCAAAATGGTAAACTAAGACATTTGAGGTAGGATTAATCATAGTGTTTCGTGGAATTGACTGCAGATAACTTAAGATTCCGCCACAAACCTGAAGCATGGTGACAAGTGTGCGGAGATCGTTCTGTGGCGTTTCTCAAAGCGGTTGTACTTCTTGATGTAGTGCAGATAATCCCTGCGGACGACCACCGTTCTCTGCATCTTCATCTTGGTGACGACACCGGACAGGATTCGCCCGCGGATGTGAACATTCCCTGTGAACGGACATTTCTTGTCGATGTAATTACCATTCTTGGCCTGTCGAGGGAACAGTTAGGTTATTAATTAAACAGAAttcaggcttgatacttcatggaggcaacaaaggcgattgctgcgatgccccctggtcattgccttggtgcccttgaaatgctccagtagaagtttacaactTCCtaacagggtgccctttatcaaggacaaattgccatggtgcccttgcccaaaacaatgccatggtgcccttgcccaaaacaatgccttggtgcccttgccgaaaacaaaacatacaggcctgagagCTGATCTTTCCAAAGTTTCACATGAACTTCTAAGATTTGACAAAATGAAAAAGGTATCTCAAAGATGGCGAGAGTTATTATGAAaggaaatttttaaaaaaagtaaatatatatatatatatatttttaacaaatGCTTACAACTCTTGCCTTTTTAAACCCTTACGCTAGTTTGTATGGTTGCGTTTTCGCAGCTGAAACCATTAACTGTTTCTGTCAATGGCCAGTGAACAACCAaatggcaagttcaaccgaaTCAACTATTAGTTACGCCCGGGAAACTGCACTCCAG
This region includes:
- the LOC139943300 gene encoding small ribosomal subunit protein uS17-like, whose translation is MADQSERAFQKQPTVFQNKKRLLGSGKKAARLVRNVGLGFKTPEEAKNGNYIDKKCPFTGNVHIRGRILSGVVTKMKMQRTVVVRRDYLHYIKKYNRFEKRHRTISAHLSPCFRDVQLGDIVTIGECRPLSKTVRFNVLKVTKAPGSEKKQFQKF